The following DNA comes from Thermoleophilia bacterium.
GGCCGGGCAGGTCCTCCACCCCCTGGGCGAAGAGTTGAGTCCCGAGACCGAGGGCCACCAGCGTACCGTGGGCTGGCTCTTCGGCGGAACCGGTCTGGCCCTGTTCACCCTGATGGCCGTGATCGGGGTGGTGATGCGTTTCGCCCAGGCGGATTCCGTCGGGATCTCGCCCGAGTGGTTCTACCGCCTCATGACATTGCACGCGGCGGGGATGCTCGCCGGTGCCCTGCTTTCCATGATGGGCGGGCTCTGGTTCGTGGTCAGGTCGGTCGTTCCCGCGCTCGACTTCAAGCGGGCTCTGGTGAGCTGGGGAACGATCGTGGGTGGCGTCGTGCTGGTACTCATCGCGGTCCTGATCGGGGGGTTCGCGGCCGGATGGACCTTCCTTTTCCCGCTTCCGTTCGACTCATCCGGGCAGTGGTCGACCTGGGCGGCGGTCACCTTCATCGTCGGCATGGGACTGGTCGGCGTCGGGTTCACGATCTACTGCATCGATGTGCTGAAGTCGACGACCCAGACCTACGGAGGTCTGAGCGGATCACTCGGCCTGAAGTGGCTGCGCGGCAAGGAATCGACGGGTCCGCCGCCGCAGGTGGTCGCCGCGACCGCCGTGAGCATCCAGGGGATCATCTGTGGTGCGGTCGGCATGACCATCGTGCTTGCCCTGCTCGATCACACGATCGACGGCCAGGTTACGCTGGATGCCCTCTGGGCCAAGAACCTGACCTACTTCTTCGGCCATACCATCGCCAACCTGATCATCTATCTCGCGGCGGGCATGATCTACGTGCTTGTACCGCTCTACGCCGGCCGTCAGTGGAAGCTCTCGAAGCCCCTGGTGATCGGCTGGATGGCGACGATCGTTTTTGTGATGACCGCGTATTCGCATCACCTGTACATGGATTTCGTCCAGCCCGGCGCGCCGCAGATGATCTCGCTGGTCGCTTCATCGGCCGCAGCCATTCCGGTCGCGGTGGTGACGATCTACACGGGCATGATGCTGGTCTGGGGTTCCCGGTACCGGTGGACCCTGACTTCGGTCCTGCTCTATCTCGGATTTGCCGGCTGGGCAATCGGTGGTTCGGGCGCGGTGATCGATTCGCTGGTCCCGATCAATTTCCGCTTTCACAACACGCTCTGGGTTCCAGCGCACTTCCACAATTACCTCATGATGGGCGTCGGTCTCTGGATGATGGCGCTGGTCTCCTACCTGCTGGAGCGTTCCGCCGGACGAACGGCGAGCCGGAGGGCGACGATCTGGGCTCCGGTGCTGATGGTGCTCGGCGGGTACGGCTTCATCTTCAGCTGGTACGTGTCCGGAGCCCTGGGAATCCCCCGGCGCTGGGCCGTTCATCCGGCCGGTACCGAGGAATACAGTCTGGTGGCTTCGGTCTTCGCCGTGGTGTTCCTGGTTGGGTTTTTCATCATGCTGGCCGAGTTCGTATCGCTCGGGCGGGATGCCCGGCGTCGGCGTAAAGACGCCCTACCGCCGTCGGCGGCACCGGTGATCGCGGGTGGCTCCGCCGAGGCCGACCTGGCGCTCGGCCGGGGCGCCGAACCGCTGATCAAGACCAGTTTCGGCCTGGCTACGGTGGTCGGGATGGCTGTGGTGGCATCGTTCGTATTCCTCCCTCCGATCTCCGACGCCTCGACGGTCACGGTCGGTTATCACCATCTGGCCCATGCAGTGCAGTTTTTCGTCGGAGCGATGTTCGGAGCGGCCATCGGCTCCGCCCCGATGGTCCTCAGGCGCATCGCGCCGCGCTTCACCAATCTCGGCATCCTCGTCGTCATCCTGATGCCGGCCGCGATGCTGCTCGTCATGATCCCTGCGATCTACTCGGATATCGAAACGAACGATTTACTGCATGCCTCCTATCACGGGGTCGTCCTGATGCTCGGCTTGGTGATGGGGCTGGCTGCGACGGCACTCGGCCGGGTGGCTGGCTGGACCGTTCTGGCTTCTTCGGTCGGGATGGCACTCATGTTTTCGGCGGGAGTAACGGGAGGATGATCGATGGACGAAGAGCAGAAGACAGATAAGAAAGAAACCGACGACGGCGGCAACGGCGGCAGCCGGACCTTGCAGGCCT
Coding sequences within:
- a CDS encoding cbb3-type cytochrome c oxidase subunit I, with the protein product MSELVAEPPAGQVLHPLGEELSPETEGHQRTVGWLFGGTGLALFTLMAVIGVVMRFAQADSVGISPEWFYRLMTLHAAGMLAGALLSMMGGLWFVVRSVVPALDFKRALVSWGTIVGGVVLVLIAVLIGGFAAGWTFLFPLPFDSSGQWSTWAAVTFIVGMGLVGVGFTIYCIDVLKSTTQTYGGLSGSLGLKWLRGKESTGPPPQVVAATAVSIQGIICGAVGMTIVLALLDHTIDGQVTLDALWAKNLTYFFGHTIANLIIYLAAGMIYVLVPLYAGRQWKLSKPLVIGWMATIVFVMTAYSHHLYMDFVQPGAPQMISLVASSAAAIPVAVVTIYTGMMLVWGSRYRWTLTSVLLYLGFAGWAIGGSGAVIDSLVPINFRFHNTLWVPAHFHNYLMMGVGLWMMALVSYLLERSAGRTASRRATIWAPVLMVLGGYGFIFSWYVSGALGIPRRWAVHPAGTEEYSLVASVFAVVFLVGFFIMLAEFVSLGRDARRRRKDALPPSAAPVIAGGSAEADLALGRGAEPLIKTSFGLATVVGMAVVASFVFLPPISDASTVTVGYHHLAHAVQFFVGAMFGAAIGSAPMVLRRIAPRFTNLGILVVILMPAAMLLVMIPAIYSDIETNDLLHASYHGVVLMLGLVMGLAATALGRVAGWTVLASSVGMALMFSAGVTGG